The Paenibacillus sp. 481 DNA window TTCCAGTTCGAGTAAACCCCTCAATCCCACCATCTCCACCATGAACTGCTGGGATATCAGTAAAATGTTCCTCATGATACTTCATTCTGAAACATGATTTGCACAGTTCTTCCCATGCGTCACCAGTTAAGTAGCTATCAATAAAATCTAACATTAAGGCACCTCGCCCAATATTGAAATGGAAATCGAACTGCTTGAATCAGGTTGGTATTGTAAGGCTGAAATGTCCACCATAAATATCGAGGAAGACGAGTTATATTTAACTTTCGCCAATTGAAATAGATCATAAGTTTTTAGAATTACGACTTCCTCATTACCGAAGAAAATTCGATCGTTACCCCGAGGGGATGCAGCATTAATATTCATAATTAATCCTCCTCTGAAATACATTTTGGGTAAACGAAATTTGTCGAGTTCAATTTTCCATATGGGGAATTTTTACTCAGGCTTACTACCTATTTTAATTGCAGACGGTAATTAACGAAACCTAAAAATGACAAAAAATTTGTGGACTTTTTGACTTGACGGATTTCAATATGATGTGCTGTAGCTAAAAACAAAGATGCCCATGAATGGATTCGTGTAGAATGGAAGTTTTCACAACATACCATTTCTATACGAGAACCCAGCATGAGCTACTCCGATCTTAGTATAATTGAAACAATGACAACTAGAGACCTTACACCGGTGGGGTTGGTCAAAGAGTGCCATCGTGCATCGCCTTGAACGTCATTAATCGACTGTTGGGTGAAAATAAAGTTTTTGAATGTACTGGAGAATGCAAAAAAACACTAACATGAGGTTAATGTTAATCATTGCGCTTATACATAGTTATTTGGTCAGATACGATGCTATAGATGAATTTTTGACTATGTGCTGTGTTTAAGATATTATAATAGCTAACTCTTAAATTAATTACAATCGCGTTCTGTGCTGTATTTGCTTTCTCCGCTTCTTCGATTATATATAATAAAATATCTCTCCAATTACCTTCGAAACGAAACATGCTTTTATCGTAAATAGATAAATTAAATTCTTTTGTTTCACCAGCTCTTAGACTAACTATAGTATCAGTTGTGAAGAAGCAATCACTTAACATAAAGGCATCAAATCCACATATAATGCAGTTCCATTACCAACATTCGTGGCTCTAAATATAAAATGCTTTTCCTCATCTTTATAAACTTCTAGTGCTATTAATGGTCGAATACTTAACTCATGATCCTGCCTCTGTAATTCTAATGTTTTTGCTTGAAGCATGAACGTGTATATAACACCTGATAAAGCAAGTCCTGAAAATAGCGTATTTATTATTGCGAAAGAATTTCCATAGGTTCCCGTCTTATCCCATTCATCAAACCCCAAATATAGGAACAAGATACAAACAATATAAACACCAATAATTCCAAATTAAATAAGTGCGGCTATCTTCATTGAATTTTTCATGTCTCTCCACCTTAAAAGAAATTTTACAAAAAAAATTGTGTAACCTTTCTATCCTTACAGCTCAAGGGGATAAAAACACTAACCATAGGATAGTGTTTTTATAATTTTGGTCACAATCCCCCTTCCTACCTATTTCAAATGGTATTTACCTTTTCGATGTAATATTTATTTAATTTATTAATATGTTCGTTCTCCTATAAGAGATTTAGCCGTGTCATAGAGGTTATCATAATGAAGCAGCTCAATCTTTTGTTCACTCATCATTCGTCGCTTAATACGATATGTTTGTTCATTAAAATCTTCCCGACGCCCTGCGACAACAGCATAATGCAATCGTGTCCTGTCAGGCTTCATAAACTCTATCGGAAGTTGTTGTTCTGGGTTTTTGTACTTTAGTAACGTTTCATGGAAGGCTGTAAAGTATGTTTCGAGCCAATCATCCCAATCCCTTACTTGTTTAATCCCCTTCCTAAATGCATCGCCTAGTTGCCCATCAGCCATTGTTATTTTACCGTATCGTGCCTCAAGCTCAACAAATAAAAATTCGTAACCACTTGAATTTTTACCAATGATTAAGAAGTCAATTTGGAGTGTTGTTCCTAACTTGAGCTCTGGAAAGATGTATGCATCATGATGTCCGAAGTTGTAATTCCTCAATATAGAGGCGATTATAAAATATGCTTTATTTTTACGTATCCAGTTTAATACAGTACGCTCCGGAGTTCCCGGACTATCTAGCATTTCATGGTACCTATTAGATAGTTCGTTAAGTTCTACTTCATTTTTCAAGTCTACTATATCCATGTAATGATTAGGGAACAGACTAATATGATGCCGAACTGCTTTCGGGTATTCTCTAAATAAGCTCTTGCGCACTTTAAATTCTCCCAGCCCATGTACAATTTCCTGATCCTTTAATTCCCCCCAAATTTTCAATTCATTTTTAGTTAGTTTCATATAGTCTCGTTCACCAATGCTCATGAATGCTATTTCCTCTCTTTCTATAAAATCCAGAACTGTAATTTCTTCTGCAGATACAATGACCGTTTTATTTTGATAGCCTGGTCATTTTAAATAGTGCATTGTTGCGCTAAGATTCTTGTAGACCAGTAGGATGTTGATTTTTTATATTGTGCAGTTTCCATATTGGTACTTCAATCGAATTGTAGCGTCCCCGTCTGAAGCTTCTTAATCCCAAAGTCTCTTTTTAATACTCGCTCTAGAATCTTCCCGCTG harbors:
- a CDS encoding Shedu anti-phage system protein SduA domain-containing protein; amino-acid sequence: MSIGERDYMKLTKNELKIWGELKDQEIVHGLGEFKVRKSLFREYPKAVRHHISLFPNHYMDIVDLKNEVELNELSNRYHEMLDSPGTPERTVLNWIRKNKAYFIIASILRNYNFGHHDAYIFPELKLGTTLQIDFLIIGKNSSGYEFLFVELEARYGKITMADGQLGDAFRKGIKQVRDWDDWLETYFTAFHETLLKYKNPEQQLPIEFMKPDRTRLHYAVVAGRREDFNEQTYRIKRRMMSEQKIELLHYDNLYDTAKSLIGERTY